In Phenylobacterium zucineum HLK1, one DNA window encodes the following:
- a CDS encoding VOC family protein, translated as MRMIFVNLPVRDLEASRRFYGGLGFGFNPQFSTDDCLCVMVESNIVLMLLTERRFRDFITGEISDTAKGKEVLLCLSAGSRAEVKELKAKALASGGREWMADQDHGFMYGASFQDPDGHVLEAAWMDPAAVAQGAHPEAQPA; from the coding sequence ATGCGGATGATCTTCGTGAACCTGCCCGTCCGGGACCTGGAGGCCTCGCGCCGGTTCTACGGAGGGCTCGGGTTCGGCTTCAATCCCCAGTTCTCGACCGACGACTGCCTCTGCGTGATGGTCGAGAGCAACATCGTGCTGATGCTGCTGACCGAGCGGCGGTTCCGCGACTTCATCACGGGCGAGATTTCGGACACCGCCAAGGGCAAGGAGGTGCTGCTGTGCCTGTCCGCCGGCAGCCGGGCCGAGGTGAAGGAACTGAAGGCCAAGGCCCTGGCCTCGGGCGGCCGGGAATGGATGGCCGACCAGGACCACGGCTTCATGTACGGGGCCAGCTTCCAGGACCCCGACGGCCATGTGCTGGAAGCCGCCTGGATGGACCCCGCCGCGGTGGCGCAGGGGGCGCACCCGGAGGCGCAGCCGGCTTAG
- a CDS encoding MFS transporter: MDDPADASRPAAADDDLPAREAAYEKFVWDNLRRNYLAHYLHGMLGMTGFRLINAPTFLPAYLHAVSGSNAIVGLGLALQQLGGIISPIFGATKVEHRTKVMPAALWMGGLGRLAILGMAAAGWMLSGQPLVVALLFFIFMFGVFMGAQRVVFSLLMSKVIPLSRRGRLQAWRNATGGAIAAVLAYFAGKYFVGKDLFGNGYSTTFAFAFLLTSAGLWALQVLMKEPEPPTTRPRARFRDRLREFPALIAEDRAYGFFLLVQMLTTSARIATPFYILYVGRMIGADGAMLGLLSFAFLGADTAANLVWGYLGDKTGFRLVLLISLLGWIGATLLLLNVHEVWATFMAFAGLGAASSGYMMAAQTMILEFGARDDLPMRIAVSATAESITATAGPLLGGLVAEAFGYTAVFGASLAFLGAALVILILAVQDPRRRT; the protein is encoded by the coding sequence TTGGACGATCCGGCCGACGCCTCCCGTCCCGCCGCGGCGGACGACGACCTGCCCGCGCGCGAGGCGGCCTACGAGAAGTTCGTCTGGGACAACCTGCGACGCAACTACCTCGCCCACTACCTGCACGGCATGCTGGGCATGACCGGCTTTCGGCTGATCAACGCCCCCACCTTCCTGCCCGCCTATCTGCACGCGGTCTCGGGCTCGAACGCGATCGTCGGGCTCGGGCTGGCGCTACAGCAGCTCGGCGGGATCATCTCGCCCATCTTCGGCGCCACCAAGGTCGAGCACCGCACCAAGGTCATGCCGGCGGCGCTGTGGATGGGCGGCCTGGGGCGCCTGGCCATCCTGGGCATGGCGGCGGCCGGCTGGATGCTCTCGGGCCAGCCGCTGGTCGTGGCCCTGCTGTTCTTCATCTTCATGTTCGGCGTCTTCATGGGCGCCCAGCGGGTGGTGTTCTCGCTCCTGATGTCGAAGGTGATCCCGCTCAGTCGGCGCGGGCGCCTGCAGGCCTGGCGCAACGCCACCGGCGGGGCGATCGCCGCCGTGCTCGCCTACTTCGCCGGCAAGTACTTCGTCGGGAAGGACCTGTTCGGGAACGGCTATTCGACCACCTTCGCGTTCGCCTTCCTGCTGACCAGCGCCGGCCTCTGGGCGCTGCAGGTGCTGATGAAGGAGCCCGAGCCGCCCACCACCCGGCCGCGGGCCCGCTTCCGGGACCGGCTGCGGGAATTCCCCGCCCTGATCGCCGAGGACCGCGCCTACGGCTTCTTCCTGCTGGTGCAGATGCTGACCACCTCGGCGCGGATCGCCACGCCGTTCTACATCCTCTACGTGGGCCGGATGATCGGGGCCGACGGGGCGATGCTGGGCCTGCTGTCGTTCGCCTTCCTGGGCGCGGACACGGCGGCGAACCTGGTCTGGGGCTACCTGGGCGACAAGACCGGCTTCCGGCTGGTGCTGCTGATCTCGCTGCTGGGCTGGATCGGCGCGACCCTGCTGCTGCTCAACGTGCACGAGGTCTGGGCGACGTTCATGGCCTTCGCCGGCCTCGGCGCCGCGTCCTCGGGCTACATGATGGCGGCCCAGACCATGATCCTGGAGTTCGGCGCCCGCGACGACCTGCCGATGCGCATCGCCGTCTCGGCCACGGCCGAGAGCATCACCGCCACCGCCGGTCCCCTCCTGGGCGGGCTCGTGGCCGAGGCGTTCGGCTACACCGCCGTGTTCGGCGCCTCGCTCGCCTTCCTGGGCGCGGCGCTCGTCATCCTGATCCTCGCCGTGCAGGACCCGAGGCGGCGGACCTAG